The following coding sequences are from one Diprion similis isolate iyDipSimi1 chromosome 9, iyDipSimi1.1, whole genome shotgun sequence window:
- the LOC124410172 gene encoding KRAB-A domain-containing protein 2-like yields MKDYLRQHIRACLHCLLSKTPTVVHLDHIGHFVTSKRGNKHVLMTVDNLTKFVRLDAVKSTDTKGIINKMEDFLLDFGAPERFITDRGRGFMSKKLEAFCRTHGIYHSVTSPRHAQANGQVEKVNRTLLPVIQANLLEQEHDRHWDKNLKRVAWSLNSAINKTTGRTAFEMLYGYNPRIGDGLLRQITIQEEATRY; encoded by the exons ATGAAAGATTACCTACGACAACACATCCGAGCGTGTCTACATTGTCTACTAAGTAAGACCCCGACAG TTGTGCACTTGGATCACATTGGACATTTTGTGACTAGTAAAAGAGGAAATAAGCATGTGTTAATGACAGTGGATAACCTAACCAAATTTGTTCGACTGGATGCCGTTAAGAGTACAGATACGAAAGGgataataaacaaaatggAAGATTTTTTGTTGGATTTCGGAGCACCGGAGCGATTCATTACGGACCGTGGACGAGGATTCatgtcaaaaaaattagaggCGTTTTGTCGGACGCATGGAATTTATCATAGCGTAACGTCACCAAGGCATGCTCAAGCGAACGGGCAAGTAGAGAAAGTGAATCGAACCTTGCTCCCAGTAATACAGGCAAACTTATTGGAGCAGGAGCACGATAGACATTGGGATAAGAACCTCAAGAGGGTAGCATGGAGCTTGAATTCAGCGATCAACAAAACTACCGGGAGGACTGCCTTTGAAATGTTGTATGGTTACAACCCAAGGATCGGGGACGGACTTTTGCGACAGATCACTATCCAGGAAGAAGCTACTCGTTACTGA